Within Nitrospira sp. MA-1, the genomic segment GACGGCAACCATCGTGGAATCCATTTGTCCCACATTAGGATTGGAATGGGGAGTCTTATATCTACGAAGTTCCAGCAGTCAGGATTATCGACCGGTATCCAGCTTTGGGAAATCCACCAATGATCTTCCTGTCCTCTATTTGCAAAAAACTCCTACTTTGTTAGAAATGTGGAGACAAGGCACGTCTTGTTTTGTCATCAATGAATTGGAACTCTCTACCATCAACTCTGACTCTGAAGCCGTCATCGCGCAACTCGCGGACATTGGAACAGAAGTTTGTTTGCCCTTGGTTAACAAAACACGCCTTTTAGGGTTTTGTGTGTTTGGGCCCAATACGAAAAGTGGCGGCGGGTATACGACCCAGGATTTGGATTTATTGACGACCCTATCACAGGAAGCTTCCGTGGCATTAGACAATGCCTTGCTGTATGAAGAGCTTAAGCGATCACAGTCGTTAGTTCGTCGGACTGATCGGCTTCGTTCTCTGGAGACCATGGCGGGCGGATTAGCTCACGAAATTAGAAATCCACTGACGTCGATCAAAGCGTTTGTGGATCTGGCACCTGAACGAAAGGATGATGAGCAGTTTCTCGTACGATTCAGCAAGGTAGTCAAAGAAGATGTGTTCCGAATTGAACGGCTCACGCGGGAGATCTTGGATTATGCCAAACCGATGGAACCGTTTCTCAAGGAAGAAGACCTTAATGATATTGTAGAATCCTGTTTGTATACCCTCAGGATTCGTCCTTCTCACGAGTTGATTGTTGTCGAAACAGATTTAGCCCATGGGTTGCCAAAGGTATTTGCCGACCGGCAACAATTAAAGCAGGTGTTTCTTAACCTATTGTTTAATGCCGTGGAAGCCATGCTTCCAGAGGGTGGCGTGTTGACAGTTCGAACTCGAATAATTGGCTCAGGTCTGGCTCAGAATTGGGTGCAGGTGGACATTCAAGATACCGGAAAAGGGATTAATCCTGAAGACATCGAGCATATTTTTGATCCTTTTTTTACAACAAAACACTTGAGTCAGGAACATGAGGGAACAGGCTTGGGTTTGGCCATTGCACATCAAATTATTCAAGAACATCGTGGAAGTATTGAGGTACAAAGTGTGAGAGGAGGGGGAGCCACTTTTCTTGTGAACCTCCCAAGCTCACCAGCACCGACATCAGTTTCTCCAACGCAGAGTGTGTTGCCCAATCCGGAACACCGATAACATGGATTGAAACACCGGATGAAGGATCCGATCAATGTATGCAGTCTTAGGGTGGAGGGTTGACTTGTATAGCCACGCGAGGAACGGAATCTCTCCACAAGGCATACTCAGCAAGCTATATGACCGTTGAGTACGGGGTAAGGAACAATAAATT encodes:
- a CDS encoding ATP-binding protein, with amino-acid sequence MNFYAFSGLLNGLAATASGLIVYAKNPRSPKHQAYALYCLAAAIWGYGFCAWQLGSSHDLALFFVRLLMVGAIFLPAAYLWHVLTLLDDVESNRWIIRLGWGTSFIYFFANFTSYFVADVHPVGDFLFWPKPGPFFHFYLLGFGLSTIYGTWLLYHGARSRTGPERSRFYLLTIGSVIAYAGGVTTFPLWYGIEIPPNGTILLTVYTSVVAYTLLRYRLMDLGTAVERGITGSLLLALVAFPAYPILLLGQSLYFGEINIAYSFVELSVLLILVLGASSLKREAKTLITKSLFKERYDRHETVVHFSKSLVSILELKDLTATIVESICPTLGLEWGVLYLRSSSSQDYRPVSSFGKSTNDLPVLYLQKTPTLLEMWRQGTSCFVINELELSTINSDSEAVIAQLADIGTEVCLPLVNKTRLLGFCVFGPNTKSGGGYTTQDLDLLTTLSQEASVALDNALLYEELKRSQSLVRRTDRLRSLETMAGGLAHEIRNPLTSIKAFVDLAPERKDDEQFLVRFSKVVKEDVFRIERLTREILDYAKPMEPFLKEEDLNDIVESCLYTLRIRPSHELIVVETDLAHGLPKVFADRQQLKQVFLNLLFNAVEAMLPEGGVLTVRTRIIGSGLAQNWVQVDIQDTGKGINPEDIEHIFDPFFTTKHLSQEHEGTGLGLAIAHQIIQEHRGSIEVQSVRGGGATFLVNLPSSPAPTSVSPTQSVLPNPEHR